The stretch of DNA GGCCTTCACGAGTGTCGAGTGGGCGCGGACCCACCATGCGGCCGTCGGCGAGGTGCGCATGGAGGGGAGCAGGCCATGAAGGTGCAGGTGGAACCGCATGGCAGTGTGGCGGTGCTGGTGCCGCATGGTGCCCTGACGGGTGATGAGACTCTTGACCTGCGGCGTGCCGTCGAGACACATGGCTGTCAGGCCCGGCGTATGGTAATCGATATGGCCGACGTGCCTTTCCTGGACAGCAGCGGCATCGAGCTGCTGCTCGATCTGGGACACGCGAACCACGCCGCCCCGCTACGCCCGAAGCTCGCCGCGCTCAGCGAATCCTGCCGTGAGGCCCTTGATCTGACAGATGTTCTGAATCGGCTGGAGGTGTTCGACACCGTTGAGAACGCCCTGCGGAGTTGCCAGCGATGACGTTGAAGCGGATCAACAAGCTGGGGCAGTTGCTGTTGGACGAGGGCCTCGTGACGGAGGCCGACCTGCGTCGTGCCCTGGAGGCACAGCACAAGGACAACAAGCGGCTGGGCGAGCAGTTGATCGAACTGGGGGTGCTCTCGCCCCAGGCCATGCTGAGTGCGCTGGCACGGCAGCTCGGGGTGAAGGGTTGCCAGTTGCGGCATGGGTTGATCGATCCCTTGGTAGCCCGGCTGCTGGACCGGGAGGAGGCCGCACGGCTGAAAGCGCTGCCGCTC from Phycisphaerales bacterium encodes:
- a CDS encoding STAS domain-containing protein, translating into MKVQVEPHGSVAVLVPHGALTGDETLDLRRAVETHGCQARRMVIDMADVPFLDSSGIELLLDLGHANHAAPLRPKLAALSESCREALDLTDVLNRLEVFDTVENALRSCQR